GAGGGATAAAGTTCCGCCTGTACGCCGATGATCTCGATCCTCGGGTTGAGCGCACGGGCGACCGTCGCCATCCCGGTGGCCAATCCGCCGCCACCGATGGGGATCACCAACAGGTCGAGATCCGGCTGCTCGTCCAGCATTTCCAGCGCCACGGTACCCTGCCCCGCCGCCACCTTGGGATCGTCGAACGGGTGGACGAAAGTGAGGCCCAGCTTGCTTTCGAGATGGCGCGCGTGGGCATAGGCCTCGTCATAGGTCTCGCCGTGCAGCGTGACCTGGCCGCCGACGCTTTCGGTCTGCATGACCTTCACTGCCGGGGTGGTCTTCGGCATCACGATGGTGACGGGCACGCCGAGCCGCCTGCCGTGGTAGGACAGGCCCTGCGAATGGTTGCCGGCGCTTGCCGCGATGACCCCGTGGCCCCGCTGCTCTTCCGTCAGCTGCAGCAGTGCGTTGAGCGCGCCGCGTTCCTTGTAAGCGGCGGTGAACTGGTGGTTCTCGAATTTCAGCCACACTTCCGCGCCGGTGATATCGGACAGCGTCTTCGACAGCGCCATGGGCGTGCGCACGATCGCGCCATCGATCCGTGCCGCCGCGGCGCGGACGTCGTCGATGGTAAGCGGCTGGGCGCGATGCTCCGCGTCGGTCAGGGGCTGCGTCATAGGGCGCCCTGCCTACCGGAAATCCGCCGCACTGCCTATCGCCGCGCAATTTGGCCGCGCGAAAGATTTGCTTTGCCGCGCGCGGGCCGCCATCAGGCTGGCCATGAGCACAGGAAAATCAGTCGCTTTCCTCGGCCTGGGCGTCATGGGCGCGCCGATGGCGCGGCATCTCGCCAGGGCCGGACACGCGGTCACCGTCTACAACCGCACGGGTGCGAAGGCCGATGCCTGGGTTGCAGAGCATGGCGGCAGGTCCGCAGGCTCACCCGCCGCAGCAACCGCCGAAGCCGATGTCGTGCTGACCTGCGTCGGTAATGATGAAGACCTGCGCAGCGTCGTGCTGGGCGAAGACGGCGCGCTTGCCGCCATGAAGCAGGGCGCCTGCTTCGTCGATCACACCACCGTATCCGCCGCCATCGCCCGCGAAATCGCGGCGGAAGCTGAGGCGCGCGGCCTGCTGGCAGTCGACGCGCCGGTTTCGGGCGGGCAGGCAGGCGCGGAAAACGGGCAGCTCTCCATCATGTGCGGCGGCAGCGCAGAGGCGATGGCCGCCGCGACCCCGGTAATGGAAGCCTATGCCGCGCGGATCGTCCATGTTGGCGGACCGGGTGCGGGGCAGACCACCAAGATGGTCAACCAGGCGTGCATCGCCGGCATCCTCGCCGGGCTTTCCGAAGGCGTGCAACTGGCACAGGCGAGCGAGCTCGACATGGCGAAAGTGCTGGAAGCGATCAGTGGCGGCGCGGCGCAAAGCTGGCAGATGGTCAACCGCTGGGACACGATGGCGAAAGGCGTATTCGACTTCGGTTTCGCGATCGACTGGATGCGCAAGGACCTCGCCATCGCGCTGGCGGAAGCGTGCAGCCGCGGCCTGTCCATGCCGGTGACCGCGCTGGTCGACCAATTCTATGCCCAGGTGCAAAGCCGGGGCGGCGGGCGGCTGGATACCAGTGCCCTCATCAAACACCTCGAAGGATGATTTCGTGCTGAAGACGCTACTTTCCGCCGCCACTGCGGCCATCGCCCTGATCGCTGCGCCCGCCGAGGCCGATGTGCTGCTCGACAATGTCCAGGGCATCGCCGTGGACCGCGAAGGCAACGTGACCCGCTTCGAAGCGCTGGTGATCGGCGACGACGGGCGCATCACCCACGTGCTCGCGCGCGGGGAGCGGCGGCCGCAGACCGACTATCGCGAAGACGGGCAAGGCCGCATCGTCCTGCCGGGCATGATCGACAGCCACGGCCATGTCATGGGCATCGGCCTCTCCGCGCTGTCGCTCGACCTGATGCAGACCGCGTCGCTGGGCGAGGCGCAGGCCGAAATCGCCGCCTATGCTGCGCGCTTCCCCGGTCGGCCTTGGCTGCTGGGGCGCGGCTGGAACCAGGAAACCTGGGGCCTTGGCCGCTTCCCCACCGCCGCCGAGCTCGACCTTGCCGAAAGCGAGCGTCCGGTATGGATGGAACGAGTCGACGGCCACGCCGGCTGGGCAAATTCGGCCGCGCTGCGGCTGGCGGGCATCACGAAGGACACGCGCGACCCCGCCGGCGGCCGGATCGAGCGCGATGCGGCGGGCAACCCGACCGGCGTGCTGGTCGATTCGGCGATGGAACTCGTCTCCGGCAAGATCCCGCCTCCGCGCGGCAGCGACCGTGACGCGGCGCTCAGCGAGGCGCAGCGGCTGCTGGTTGCGCGCGGTGTCACGGCGATCGCCGACATGGGTACGTCGATCGAGGACTGGCAGACCTTCCGCCGCGCGGGCGACACCGGCGGGCTTTATATCCGTATCATGAGCTATGGCGCGGGTATCGACCAGACCGTGCTGATCGGCGGCACCGGCCCGTCCCCCTGGCTGTATGACGACAAGCTGCGTCTCAACGGCGTAAAGCTCTTTCTCGATGGCGCGCTCGGATCGCGCGGAGCCGTGCTGAAAGAGGATTACGCCGACCATCCCGGCAATCGCGGCCTCGCCCTGATGACGCCGGCGCAACTGCGCAACGCCCTGACCCGCGCGGCCATCGACGGGTACCAGCCCGCGGTCCACGCCATCGGCGACGGCGCCAACATGGAAGCACTGCGCGCCATCGACGATGTCGCTCCCGTCTATCCCGGCGATATCCGCTGGCGGATCGAACACGCACAGGTCGTCGATCCCGCCGACATGGACATGTTCGGCAACCACGGCATCGTCGCATCGATGCAGCCGGTCCACCAGACGAGCGACCGGCTGATGGCCGAAGCACGGCTGGGCCCTGACCGGCTCGACGGTGCCTATGCATGGCGTTCCATCGCTGCAACCGGCGCGCCGCTCGCTTTCGGCTCCGATGCGCCGGTCGAGCTGCCCGATCCGTGGACCGGCCTCGCGGTGGCCATCAGCCGCGAGGATGCGGACGGCCAGCCTTTCGGCGGCTGGTATCCGCAAGAGGCCGTCAATCGCGGCGCGGCGCTGGCAGCCTACACGGCGGGCGGCGCCTATGCCGGGTTCGCGGAAGGGCGTTTCGGCCAGCTGGCAGTGGGCGAGCAGGCGGACTTCGTGGTGGTCGACCGTGATCCGATGATCTCCTCCCCCGCCGAAATCCGCGAAACGCAGGTGCTGGAAACGTGGATCGGCGGGCGCAAGGTCTATGATGCCCGAACCCGCAGCGGCGACGCGCCGGAGATCGTGGCCGGGGAGGAAGCGGAGATCGTCCGCTAGGTCTTCGACGCCGCCTCTGTCTCAGCCTCTTCGGCTTCTGCCCGCTCGCGCGCCCTGGCGGCACGCTTTTCGGTCAGCAGCATCAGCACCAGAGATCCTTCGAAAAGCAGCATCAGCGGCAGGGCGAGCACGACCTGGCTGCCCCAGTCGGGCGGGGTGATTACCGCCGCCAGTATCACGATGCCGACGATCACGAAGCGCCGCGACTTCACGAACTGATCCCGCGTCACCAACCCGGCGCGGCTCAGCAGCATCATCAGCACCGGCAGCAGGAAGCTGATCCCGAAGGCGAGGATGAACTGCATCACCAGGCTGAGGTAATCGCCCGCCGCCGGCAGCGCCTCTATCGGCATGTCGGCGACCTGCCCTTCGAAGCCGATGAAGAATTTGAAGGCGTTGGGCATCACCACGAAATAGGCGAGCGCCGCGCCCGCGCAGAACAGGATGGGCGTGGCGAGAAGGAAGGGCAGGAAAGCGCGTTTTTCCTTCGCGTAGAGACCCGGGGCGACGAAGGCCCACAGCTGGTTGGCGATGATCGGGAAGCTGATGAAGAAGCCGGCGAACAGCGCCACCTTCACCTGCACGAAGAACGCTTCGTAGAGCTTGGTGTAGATCAGCCGCCCCTCGCCTGCGGGAAACGCATTGGTCAGCGGGCGCACGAGGATGCCGAAAATGTCATCGGCCACGAACAGACACCCGCCGAACGCCACGATCAGCGCCAGCACCGCACGCACCAGCCGGGTACG
This sequence is a window from Alteriqipengyuania flavescens. Protein-coding genes within it:
- a CDS encoding threonine ammonia-lyase, which gives rise to MTQPLTDAEHRAQPLTIDDVRAAAARIDGAIVRTPMALSKTLSDITGAEVWLKFENHQFTAAYKERGALNALLQLTEEQRGHGVIAASAGNHSQGLSYHGRRLGVPVTIVMPKTTPAVKVMQTESVGGQVTLHGETYDEAYAHARHLESKLGLTFVHPFDDPKVAAGQGTVALEMLDEQPDLDLLVIPIGGGGLATGMATVARALNPRIEIIGVQAELYPSMHNRVKGADGACGGDTIAEGIAVKEPGGFTATRLAELLDDIVLVPEPALEQAVSLLLQIEKTVVEGAGAAGLAAMLTFPERFAGKKVGTVLCGGNIDTRLLANVLLRDLARSGRLARLRVTLQDRPGSLFKLMRQFDAHDVNIIEIYHQRIFTHLPAKGLITDIECEARDERQIADLVERLLDLGYETKMVQLA
- a CDS encoding amidohydrolase encodes the protein MKTLLSAATAAIALIAAPAEADVLLDNVQGIAVDREGNVTRFEALVIGDDGRITHVLARGERRPQTDYREDGQGRIVLPGMIDSHGHVMGIGLSALSLDLMQTASLGEAQAEIAAYAARFPGRPWLLGRGWNQETWGLGRFPTAAELDLAESERPVWMERVDGHAGWANSAALRLAGITKDTRDPAGGRIERDAAGNPTGVLVDSAMELVSGKIPPPRGSDRDAALSEAQRLLVARGVTAIADMGTSIEDWQTFRRAGDTGGLYIRIMSYGAGIDQTVLIGGTGPSPWLYDDKLRLNGVKLFLDGALGSRGAVLKEDYADHPGNRGLALMTPAQLRNALTRAAIDGYQPAVHAIGDGANMEALRAIDDVAPVYPGDIRWRIEHAQVVDPADMDMFGNHGIVASMQPVHQTSDRLMAEARLGPDRLDGAYAWRSIAATGAPLAFGSDAPVELPDPWTGLAVAISREDADGQPFGGWYPQEAVNRGAALAAYTAGGAYAGFAEGRFGQLAVGEQADFVVVDRDPMISSPAEIRETQVLETWIGGRKVYDARTRSGDAPEIVAGEEAEIVR
- the tatC gene encoding twin-arginine translocase subunit TatC, producing MGIIKDLDDTQAPLLDHLIELRTRLVRAVLALIVAFGGCLFVADDIFGILVRPLTNAFPAGEGRLIYTKLYEAFFVQVKVALFAGFFISFPIIANQLWAFVAPGLYAKEKRAFLPFLLATPILFCAGAALAYFVVMPNAFKFFIGFEGQVADMPIEALPAAGDYLSLVMQFILAFGISFLLPVLMMLLSRAGLVTRDQFVKSRRFVIVGIVILAAVITPPDWGSQVVLALPLMLLFEGSLVLMLLTEKRAARARERAEAEEAETEAASKT
- a CDS encoding NAD(P)-dependent oxidoreductase; amino-acid sequence: MSTGKSVAFLGLGVMGAPMARHLARAGHAVTVYNRTGAKADAWVAEHGGRSAGSPAAATAEADVVLTCVGNDEDLRSVVLGEDGALAAMKQGACFVDHTTVSAAIAREIAAEAEARGLLAVDAPVSGGQAGAENGQLSIMCGGSAEAMAAATPVMEAYAARIVHVGGPGAGQTTKMVNQACIAGILAGLSEGVQLAQASELDMAKVLEAISGGAAQSWQMVNRWDTMAKGVFDFGFAIDWMRKDLAIALAEACSRGLSMPVTALVDQFYAQVQSRGGGRLDTSALIKHLEG